One window of Hylemonella gracilis genomic DNA carries:
- the dtd gene encoding D-aminoacyl-tRNA deacylase produces the protein MLALLQRVKEARVDVAGQTIGSIQQGLLVLLCAERGDSDAVADKLLAKILKLRIFSDEADKMNKSVVDVGGGLLIVSQFTLAADTSSGNRPSFTGAAPPDDGRRLYDYFVEQARASHPIVQTGQFAADMQVHLVNDGPVTIPLRTSA, from the coding sequence ATGCTCGCTCTACTCCAACGTGTGAAGGAAGCCCGCGTCGACGTCGCGGGTCAGACCATTGGTTCCATCCAGCAAGGCTTGCTGGTCCTGCTCTGCGCCGAGCGCGGCGACAGCGACGCCGTGGCCGACAAGCTGCTGGCCAAGATCCTCAAGCTGCGGATTTTTTCAGATGAGGCCGATAAGATGAACAAGAGCGTGGTCGATGTGGGTGGTGGGCTGCTCATCGTGAGCCAGTTCACCCTGGCCGCCGATACTTCCAGCGGCAACCGGCCCAGCTTCACCGGTGCCGCGCCGCCGGACGATGGGCGCCGGCTCTACGACTACTTCGTGGAACAGGCCCGCGCTTCACATCCCATCGTGCAGACCGGGCAGTTCGCGGCGGACATGCAGGTGCATCTGGTCAATGACGGACCGGTGACGATACCGCTGCGGACGTCCGCGTGA
- a CDS encoding c-type cytochrome has protein sequence MLLARPRSTALLTGLLLLIQGCASTGDARAQQATEARAQVIQSAAPPEFSPARQRALAAVCATCHGTEGRPTKDSIIAPLAALPRGYLAQQLRAFRDGARPSTVMQQLTLGLTDAEIEAVAFYYSTLKR, from the coding sequence ATGTTGCTCGCCCGTCCCCGTTCCACCGCGCTGCTGACCGGCCTGCTGTTGCTGATCCAGGGCTGCGCCTCCACAGGCGACGCAAGAGCACAGCAGGCAACCGAGGCCCGCGCGCAGGTCATTCAAAGCGCCGCACCGCCGGAGTTCAGCCCGGCGAGGCAACGCGCACTGGCAGCGGTCTGCGCCACCTGCCACGGCACCGAAGGCCGTCCGACCAAGGATTCGATCATCGCCCCCCTGGCCGCCTTGCCCCGGGGGTATTTGGCGCAGCAGCTGCGCGCCTTCCGCGACGGCGCCCGGCCCTCCACCGTGATGCAACAGCTCACCCTGGGTCTGACGGACGCGGAGATCGAGGCTGTGGCCTTCTACTACTCCACGCTCAAGCGCTGA
- the ybeY gene encoding rRNA maturation RNase YbeY, giving the protein MNTKKPIRVEPVETLLPTLDLSLQFGAAVPESHKKLLGKARVTRWMRMALLHPAEITVRIVGATEGRALNRDYRNKDYATNVLTFDYTKAPVVTADLVLCAPVVAKEAKEQKKTLEEHYAHLLVHGTLHAQGYDHETNETDALEMEALEVLLMKGMGYGNPYE; this is encoded by the coding sequence ATGAATACGAAAAAGCCCATTCGTGTTGAGCCCGTCGAAACGCTGCTGCCCACACTCGACCTTTCGCTCCAGTTCGGTGCCGCCGTGCCGGAGAGCCACAAGAAACTGCTGGGCAAGGCCCGAGTCACGCGCTGGATGCGCATGGCCCTGCTGCACCCCGCAGAAATCACCGTGCGCATCGTCGGTGCCACCGAAGGTCGTGCCCTCAACCGCGACTACCGGAACAAGGACTACGCCACCAACGTCCTGACTTTCGACTACACGAAGGCACCTGTCGTCACGGCCGACCTCGTACTCTGCGCGCCCGTGGTGGCGAAAGAGGCCAAAGAGCAGAAAAAGACACTGGAAGAGCATTACGCGCATCTGCTGGTGCACGGCACCTTGCATGCGCAGGGGTATGACCATGAGACCAACGAAACCGATGCGCTGGAGATGGAGGCCTTGGAGGTCTTGTTGATGAAGGGGATGGGCTACGGGAATCCGTACGAATGA
- a CDS encoding ABC transporter permease: MLGLTAVLMLPVLALFAAWWPGDLTRWMGVGGLEEGVRALDVVREMASSVLPRYVGTTLLLCALVGLGVTMVGLATAAAVTLFDFPGRRFFEWALLLPLAMPAYVVAYAYTDFLQYSGAFQQGLRALTGGQGRMFPEIRNTWGAAWVLTFSLYPYVYLLARTALAERAAHLMEAARLLGAPLRARVRMVALPLARPAVAAGVALALMETLADFGVSSYFGIQTFTAGIYKAWLAMDHRIAAAQLATLLLGAVAVLLWLEQRSRARLRFVTGRGGAAASGEQARPVSLAGRGRRAWGLWTVWLVCALPIVMGFVAPVLFMLHPLLGNWADLPWDRFLGWAANSVRLGLIAAALAVAVALLLAFALRRRPDPLTRGVARIAGLGYAVPGAVVVVGLLLPVGWVQAHWPDSSLSYWITATSLGIVWAYLVRFTAVALESVQSGYARIPPSLDDSARLLGAGGWGLLTRVHGPLLRRPLIAATLLVFVDVMKELPATLVLRPFNSDTLAVVTYQLARDERLGEAALPALALVLVGLIPVVMLSRALRDRSA; encoded by the coding sequence ATGCTGGGGCTCACGGCGGTGCTGATGCTACCGGTGCTGGCCCTGTTCGCTGCCTGGTGGCCGGGCGACCTGACGCGCTGGATGGGCGTGGGCGGTCTGGAGGAGGGCGTGCGCGCGCTGGACGTGGTGCGCGAGATGGCGTCTTCCGTTTTGCCGCGTTACGTGGGGACCACGTTGCTGCTCTGCGCGCTGGTGGGCCTGGGCGTGACCATGGTGGGCCTGGCCACGGCGGCGGCCGTCACGCTGTTCGACTTCCCGGGCCGGCGCTTCTTTGAATGGGCGCTGCTGCTGCCGCTGGCCATGCCGGCCTATGTGGTGGCCTACGCCTACACGGACTTCCTGCAGTACAGCGGTGCTTTTCAGCAGGGTCTGCGGGCGCTGACCGGTGGCCAGGGCCGCATGTTCCCCGAGATCCGCAACACCTGGGGCGCGGCCTGGGTGTTGACGTTTTCCTTGTACCCCTATGTCTACCTGCTGGCGCGCACCGCGCTGGCCGAACGTGCCGCGCACCTGATGGAGGCCGCCCGCCTGCTGGGCGCGCCGCTGCGCGCACGCGTGCGCATGGTGGCGCTGCCACTGGCGCGACCCGCCGTGGCCGCAGGCGTGGCGCTGGCCCTGATGGAGACCTTGGCCGACTTCGGCGTGTCCAGCTACTTCGGCATCCAGACCTTCACGGCGGGGATCTACAAGGCCTGGCTCGCCATGGACCACCGCATCGCCGCCGCGCAGCTGGCCACCCTGCTGCTGGGCGCGGTCGCCGTGCTGCTGTGGCTGGAGCAGCGCTCTCGCGCGCGCCTGCGTTTCGTCACGGGGCGCGGCGGCGCGGCGGCTTCGGGCGAGCAGGCGCGGCCGGTCAGCTTGGCGGGCCGCGGCCGGCGCGCTTGGGGACTGTGGACGGTCTGGCTGGTTTGCGCGCTGCCCATCGTCATGGGTTTTGTCGCGCCCGTGCTCTTCATGCTGCACCCGCTGCTGGGCAATTGGGCCGATCTACCCTGGGACCGTTTCCTCGGCTGGGCCGCCAACAGTGTGCGCCTGGGCCTGATCGCGGCCGCGCTGGCCGTGGCCGTGGCCCTGCTGCTGGCCTTCGCGCTGCGTCGCCGACCCGACCCGCTGACGCGCGGCGTGGCGCGCATCGCCGGCCTGGGCTATGCGGTGCCCGGCGCCGTGGTGGTGGTGGGGCTGCTGCTGCCGGTGGGCTGGGTGCAGGCCCACTGGCCGGACAGCAGCCTCTCGTACTGGATCACCGCCACCTCGCTGGGCATCGTCTGGGCTTACCTGGTGCGCTTCACCGCCGTGGCGCTGGAGTCTGTGCAAAGCGGTTACGCGCGCATCCCGCCCAGCCTGGACGACAGCGCGCGCCTGCTGGGCGCGGGTGGCTGGGGCCTGCTGACGCGCGTGCACGGCCCGCTGCTGCGCCGCCCGCTGATCGCGGCGACCCTGCTGGTCTTCGTCGACGTGATGAAGGAGCTGCCCGCCACCCTGGTGCTGCGCCCCTTCAACAGTGACACCCTGGCCGTGGTGACCTACCAACTGGCGCGCGACGAGCGCCTGGGCGAGGCGGCCCTGCCCGCGCTGGCTTTGGTGTTGGTGGGGTTGATCCCGGTCGTGATGCTCAGCCGGGCCCTGCGCGATCGCTCGGCCTGA
- a CDS encoding ABC transporter ATP-binding protein translates to MFLEVLDLDVRYAGARQSAVRGVSLQLNAGDIGVLIGPSGCGKTTLLRAVAGLEQVNGGEIRLQGRVVGSAGQQLPPEERRIGMVFQDYALFPHLSVARNVGFGLEHLKPRPSAAERQARVREVLALVGLEGYEARYPHELSGGQQQRVALARALAPRPQLLLLDEPFSNLDVDLRERLAHEVRTILKAAQATALFVTHDQLEAFAIGDHIGVMHEGRLHQWADAYTLYHRPATRFVADFIGHGVFAPATVSEVNGRVVVQTPLGELSEVNSSHFADAQPGEGRDILLRADDIVHDDSAPVKAEILRKAFRGAEFLYTLRLANGQTVLAHVPSHHDHKIGEWIGIRPEVDHVVTFPARD, encoded by the coding sequence ATGTTCCTGGAAGTCCTCGACCTCGATGTGCGTTACGCGGGTGCGCGCCAATCCGCCGTGCGCGGCGTGTCGCTGCAACTGAACGCGGGTGACATCGGCGTGCTGATCGGTCCCTCGGGCTGCGGCAAGACCACGCTGCTGCGCGCCGTCGCCGGCCTGGAGCAAGTCAACGGTGGCGAGATCCGCCTGCAGGGCCGCGTCGTCGGCAGCGCGGGCCAGCAACTGCCGCCCGAGGAACGCCGCATCGGCATGGTGTTCCAGGATTACGCGCTGTTCCCCCACCTGAGCGTCGCGCGCAACGTGGGCTTTGGCCTGGAACATCTCAAGCCCCGGCCAAGCGCCGCCGAACGCCAGGCCCGCGTGCGCGAAGTGCTGGCCCTGGTCGGTCTGGAAGGCTACGAGGCGCGCTACCCGCATGAACTCTCGGGCGGGCAACAGCAGCGCGTGGCCCTGGCCCGGGCGCTGGCGCCGCGGCCCCAGCTGCTGTTGCTGGACGAGCCCTTCTCCAACCTGGACGTGGACCTGCGCGAACGCCTGGCCCACGAGGTGCGCACCATCCTCAAGGCCGCGCAGGCGACGGCGCTGTTCGTCACGCACGATCAGTTGGAGGCTTTCGCGATCGGCGACCACATCGGCGTCATGCACGAAGGCCGCCTGCACCAGTGGGCCGACGCCTACACGCTCTACCACCGGCCGGCCACGCGTTTCGTGGCGGACTTCATCGGCCACGGTGTGTTCGCACCCGCGACGGTCAGCGAGGTCAACGGCCGCGTGGTCGTGCAGACGCCGCTGGGCGAGCTGAGCGAGGTGAACTCCAGCCACTTTGCCGACGCCCAGCCCGGCGAAGGCCGCGACATCCTGCTGCGCGCCGACGACATCGTGCACGACGACAGCGCGCCGGTGAAGGCCGAAATCCTGCGCAAGGCCTTCCGTGGCGCGGAATTCCTCTACACCCTGCGCCTGGCCAACGGCCAGACCGTGCTGGCCCACGTGCCCAGCCACCACGACCACAAAATCGGCGAATGGATCGGCATTCGGCCCGAGGTGGACCACGTGGTCACCTTCCCAGCCCGGGACTGA